In Amaranthus tricolor cultivar Red isolate AtriRed21 chromosome 3, ASM2621246v1, whole genome shotgun sequence, a single window of DNA contains:
- the LOC130808651 gene encoding MADS-box transcription factor 27-like: protein MGRGKIVIERIDNSTSRQITFSKRRKGLLKKAKELAILCDAEVGVIIFSSTSKLYEYSSSSMKSVTDRYKKAKQEQHHLNSESELKFWRQEAEITRQQLQDLHESHRQLMGQKLSGLNIEELQSLEDQLEISLRGIRTKKARYI, encoded by the exons ATGGGAAGGGGAAAGATCGTAATTGAAAGGATCGATAATTCAACAAGTAGACAAATAACTTTTTCAAAAAGGCGAAAGGGTTTGTTGAAGAAAGCCAAAGAGCTTGCTATTCTTTGTGATGCTGAAGTTGGAGTGATTATATTTTCCAGTACTTCTAAACTTTATGAGTATTCAAGTTCAAG TATGAAATCAGTTACTGATAGATATAAGAAAGCAAAGCAAGAGCAACATCACCTCAACTCAGAATCCGAACTCAAG TTTTGGCGGCAGGAGGCTGAAATCACAAGGCAGCAGTTGCAGGATCTGCATGAAAGTCACCG GCAACTAATGGGACAAAAGCTCTCCGGTTTAAACATAGAGGAACTCCAATCTTTAGAAGATCAATTAGAAATTAGTCTCAGAGGCATTCGCACCAAGAAGgcaagatatatataa